One window of Dendropsophus ebraccatus isolate aDenEbr1 chromosome 13, aDenEbr1.pat, whole genome shotgun sequence genomic DNA carries:
- the LOC138770497 gene encoding olfactory receptor 6N1-like: MAQINKTMVEEFILVDFADLHQIRIVIFLFFLLTYITCFIGNLAIIIVVKLGPSLHNPMYFFISVFSSLEIMLVSVMIPKLLTILIGHNNRISFIGCFTQMYISGSLGCTECFLLAVMAFDRHLAINKPLHYPTIMTNTLCVGLAIFPWIFGFTCILIQTIITAQLEFCGPNIVDHYFCDFAPIQSLACSDISFCLMFTTFVAVVNIVSSFLTIIGFYVCIIITVCKIKSKDGKQKAFSTFTSHITVASLFYGTLMIMYAKPDASYYDKYVSFLYTAFVPTMNPFIYTLRNRDVKKVFWNLIN, from the coding sequence ATGGCACAGATAAATAAAACCATGGTTGAGGAGTTCATCTTAGTGGACTTTGCTGATTTGCACCAGATTCGGATCGTAATTTTCCTGTTTTTCCTTCTGACCTACATCACTTGTTTTATAGGAAATCTTGCAATAATCATTGTTGTGAAACTAGGACCGTCACTCCATAacccaatgtattttttcatcagCGTGTTCTCTTCTTTAGAAATTATGTTAGTCTCAGTCATGATTCCTAAACTTTTGACTATTTTAATTGGACATAATAACAGAATATCCTTTATAGGTTGTTTCACTCAAATGTATATCAGCGGCTCTTTGGGTTGCACTGAATGCTTTCTACTTGCGGTAATGGCGTTTGATCGACATCTGGCTATTAATAAACCATTACATTACCCAACTATCATGACCAATACACTTTGTGTTGGACTGGCTATATTTCCATGGATTTTTGGATTCACCTGTATTTTAATACAGACCATTATTACGGCACAGTTGGAATTCTGCGGTCCTAATATTGTTGACCACTATTTTTGTGACTTTGCTCCAATACAAAGCTTGGCTTGTTCTGATATTTCCTTTTGTCTTATGTTCACAACCTTCGTCGCTGTTGTCAATATTGTTTCATCTTTCCTCACAATCATAGGATTCTATGTCTGTATCATAATAACTGTTTGCAAGATCAAGAGTAAGGATGGAAAAcaaaaagccttctccaccttCACATCTCATATTACTGTAGCCAGTCTATTCTATGGTACACTTATGATTATGTATGCCAAACCCGATGCCAGCTATTATGATAAATATGTCTCTTTTTTGTATACAGCTTTCGTCCCAACAATGAATCCCTTCATTTATACCTTAAGGAACAGGGATGTGAAGAAAGTTTTCTGGAATTTGATAAACTGA